One Syntrophorhabdaceae bacterium genomic region harbors:
- a CDS encoding electron transfer flavoprotein subunit beta/FixA family protein, whose amino-acid sequence MHIVVCVKMVPDTTQVKIDPVTNTLIREGVPFITNPFDGPAVEEALKIKDKYNGKITVISMGPPMADSVIRKAIAMGADDGILLSDRVFGGADTLATSKVLAHAILEVSKKEPVDIIICGKQTIDGDTAQVGPGIATRLGFSQATLVDKIISLDLERKKIVVRRKQDEWHEVIEVNLPTLLTVERDANRPRYPSVPRRIYSESISIPVWNNYFMQLDPNTIGLNGSATTVKRIFAPEKQKGEVYSGDGNGNGTGTLVNVILKKFEEWKIRSIQYG is encoded by the coding sequence ATGCATATAGTTGTATGTGTTAAGATGGTTCCCGATACAACACAGGTCAAGATAGACCCTGTAACAAACACCCTTATAAGGGAAGGGGTGCCCTTTATCACAAACCCCTTTGATGGCCCTGCTGTTGAAGAAGCACTTAAGATAAAAGACAAATACAATGGAAAGATAACTGTAATATCCATGGGACCTCCTATGGCGGATTCAGTCATTCGTAAGGCTATAGCCATGGGTGCTGACGACGGTATATTGTTGAGCGATAGGGTCTTTGGTGGAGCAGACACCTTAGCTACAAGCAAGGTGTTAGCCCATGCCATATTGGAGGTCTCAAAGAAAGAGCCGGTTGATATTATTATCTGTGGCAAACAGACCATCGATGGCGATACTGCCCAGGTAGGCCCAGGAATTGCCACGCGTCTCGGTTTTAGTCAGGCAACACTTGTGGATAAGATCATCTCCTTAGATTTAGAGAGAAAAAAGATTGTAGTCCGTAGAAAACAAGATGAATGGCATGAGGTCATAGAGGTAAATCTCCCTACATTACTTACTGTAGAGAGAGATGCAAACAGACCTCGATATCCGTCTGTGCCTCGAAGGATTTATTCTGAGTCAATCTCCATACCTGTATGGAATAATTATTTTATGCAATTGGATCCAAATACCATAGGTTTGAATGGCTCTGCCACAACAGTCAAACGTATATTCGCTCCAGAAAAACAAAAAGGTGAGGTTTATTCAGGTGATGGCAATGGGAATGGAACAGGCACTCTTGTAAATGTGATTTTGAAAAAATTTGAAGAATGGAAAATAAGGAGTATACAATATGGTTAA
- a CDS encoding FAD-binding protein, whose product MVKKKKIRPKVRLIGEKCIGCGRCEPSCPVNAIEYDTHDTQGSPIVNMVKCIGCKKCAKVCPAEAFEIIYPITNENCNGCGECIHVCPAHAIENDTFDTKGVPIITIDKCNRCRKCIDVCSTGALEDFGRFISKDDHEAEDVSHSEKDDNAKTVTWKGVWVFVEHFDGKPNQVSWELLGVGSELASDLGTGLSAVILGYNVEHLVMEAFGFGADQVYIIDHPTLKYYRTRPYLDCFVHLINKYHPEILLIGATGLGRDLASAVATALNTGLTADCTKLSIDREKRLLEQTRPAFGGNVMATILTEHARPQMASVRPRVLPVPPFRKDKIGELIRESMEFNEDEIATKILEIIPLNNDDGNDIRAADIIISGGKGMIEKKNFSILEELASLLGGMVGGSRCAVDAGWISHERQVGQTGKTVRPKLYLACGISGAIQHLVGMQNAEHIIAINKDKNAPIFEVAHVGIVGDVFEIVPPLITSLKDKMDTHSKL is encoded by the coding sequence ATGGTTAAGAAAAAAAAGATAAGACCAAAGGTCCGTTTAATAGGCGAAAAATGTATAGGCTGTGGTAGATGCGAGCCTTCATGTCCCGTTAATGCCATTGAATACGATACACATGACACCCAAGGATCACCCATTGTTAATATGGTCAAATGCATTGGTTGCAAAAAGTGTGCAAAAGTCTGCCCTGCTGAGGCATTTGAAATAATCTATCCAATAACAAATGAAAATTGTAATGGATGCGGTGAATGCATACATGTTTGCCCTGCCCATGCCATTGAAAATGACACCTTTGATACAAAGGGAGTTCCTATAATTACCATAGACAAGTGTAATAGATGCAGGAAATGTATTGATGTGTGTTCAACAGGTGCACTGGAAGATTTCGGCCGTTTCATTAGCAAGGACGACCATGAGGCTGAAGATGTTTCACACTCAGAAAAAGATGACAACGCAAAAACAGTAACATGGAAAGGTGTATGGGTTTTTGTTGAACACTTTGATGGCAAACCCAATCAAGTCTCCTGGGAGCTTTTAGGTGTAGGCAGCGAGCTTGCATCTGACCTGGGAACAGGGCTTTCTGCTGTTATACTTGGTTACAATGTAGAGCACCTCGTAATGGAGGCATTTGGATTTGGTGCTGATCAGGTCTATATTATTGATCACCCAACCCTCAAATACTATCGCACCCGTCCTTATCTCGACTGCTTTGTGCATCTCATAAATAAATACCATCCAGAGATTCTCCTCATCGGTGCCACAGGGCTTGGACGAGACCTGGCAAGCGCAGTGGCAACAGCCCTTAATACAGGACTTACAGCAGACTGCACGAAATTAAGTATAGATAGGGAAAAAAGACTCCTTGAACAGACAAGACCTGCCTTTGGGGGAAATGTCATGGCAACCATATTAACAGAACATGCCAGACCCCAAATGGCATCTGTTAGGCCAAGGGTGCTACCTGTGCCACCGTTTAGAAAAGACAAGATTGGTGAATTAATAAGGGAATCTATGGAGTTTAATGAAGACGAGATAGCTACCAAGATCCTTGAGATCATCCCATTAAACAATGACGATGGAAACGATATAAGGGCTGCCGACATTATTATAAGTGGTGGTAAAGGTATGATTGAAAAGAAGAATTTTTCAATACTTGAGGAACTTGCATCTCTTCTTGGAGGCATGGTTGGCGGTTCAAGATGCGCAGTAGATGCAGGTTGGATATCCCATGAGAGACAGGTAGGTCAAACAGGTAAAACTGTAAGACCCAAGCTTTACTTGGCATGCGGAATCTCCGGAGCGATTCAGCATCTTGTAGGGATGCAGAATGCTGAACACATAATTGCCATAAACAAAGACAAAAATGCACCCATCTTTGAGGTTGCCCATGTAGGTATAGTAGGTGATGTATTTGAGATAGTGCCACCGCTGATAACATCTCTTAAGGATAAGATGGATACACATTCAAAATTATAA
- a CDS encoding (Fe-S)-binding protein, with amino-acid sequence MTIIESIIFAALVIVALLIFMRRVYTLFNFISLGRWEDRFDRLWERFKGMIYYGFLQKRVIQKAFGLNHLMLFWGFMVLLPINAEFVISGLFPRFTLAFLGDTLYTIMYFLADIMSAIVLLAVLFATIRRVFFKPYFLESTKEAYIILSTVGLLMVAYFGLNITELGLHEGSSKSLPISGAIANIIIDSFSSSTLYILNRIFWWAHASLFLFFLIFIPYSKHLHILASLPNCFFRDFSFPKSLSRMRFGKDTSYGVSKINQFTWKDLLDVIACTECGRCLASCPANMSGKALNPKEMIHHLKKNLMENGSLIIKSRPFDTIGRAPEDVNVSIPLIGNGDSSIMEETIWDCTTCGACVENCPVFIEHFPKLLHMRRHLVMEEVKIPEELVSFFENIEARSNPWGLAPTERGKWAQNLDIPIFSAHEGHEYLIYAGCMGSFDTRTKRVITSLVSILDKVGIQYGILGQEEMCCGDAMRRLGNEYVFDSMAIKNVNLFKKMGVKNIITICPHCYNTLKNDYKAYGADYEVFHHTEILNQLYKRYIFKTNSALKDERVVFHDSCYLARYNHIIEEPRRLIEMVTGKPPLEMEKNRKDSFCCGAGGGRMWLEEDANTRINRERTKQALKENPTIISTSCPFCITMFEDGLKEIEGSENIRVMDVCELAYEGFTGMKDIHEEKQNEEKRRVANE; translated from the coding sequence ATGACCATTATAGAATCAATCATATTTGCGGCTCTCGTTATCGTTGCCCTTCTCATTTTTATGAGAAGAGTTTATACACTTTTTAATTTCATCTCCCTTGGAAGGTGGGAGGATAGGTTTGATAGACTTTGGGAAAGATTCAAGGGGATGATTTACTATGGTTTTCTCCAGAAAAGGGTTATACAGAAGGCATTTGGCTTAAATCATCTCATGCTTTTCTGGGGCTTTATGGTTTTGTTGCCAATAAATGCAGAATTTGTAATATCTGGTTTGTTTCCCAGGTTTACGCTTGCATTTTTAGGGGATACCCTATATACAATAATGTATTTTCTTGCAGATATAATGTCTGCAATAGTGCTGCTTGCAGTTTTATTCGCCACTATTAGAAGGGTATTCTTCAAACCATACTTTCTCGAATCAACCAAGGAGGCCTATATAATCCTATCAACTGTAGGGCTCCTTATGGTTGCATACTTTGGATTAAACATTACCGAATTGGGGCTCCATGAAGGGTCATCTAAGTCTCTACCCATCTCTGGCGCAATAGCCAATATTATTATCGATAGTTTCAGTTCATCAACCCTTTACATCTTAAATAGAATCTTTTGGTGGGCGCATGCCTCTCTATTCCTCTTTTTCCTAATCTTTATCCCATACAGTAAACACCTTCATATACTTGCCTCCCTGCCAAACTGTTTTTTTAGGGATTTTTCATTCCCCAAATCCTTATCAAGGATGCGTTTTGGCAAGGATACGTCTTATGGTGTTTCCAAGATAAACCAGTTTACCTGGAAAGACCTTCTCGATGTCATTGCATGCACTGAGTGTGGTAGATGTTTGGCATCATGTCCTGCGAATATGTCTGGTAAGGCATTAAACCCAAAAGAGATGATTCACCATCTGAAAAAAAATCTCATGGAAAATGGCTCTCTAATCATCAAATCAAGGCCTTTTGATACCATAGGCAGGGCACCTGAAGATGTCAATGTTTCTATACCTCTCATCGGTAATGGAGATTCGAGTATAATGGAGGAGACAATCTGGGATTGCACAACCTGCGGTGCATGTGTAGAAAATTGCCCTGTATTTATTGAACATTTCCCAAAGTTGCTCCATATGAGAAGGCACCTTGTCATGGAAGAGGTAAAAATCCCTGAGGAATTGGTCTCGTTTTTTGAAAATATAGAGGCCAGGTCAAATCCCTGGGGTCTTGCACCAACCGAAAGAGGTAAGTGGGCGCAGAATCTTGATATCCCCATCTTTTCTGCCCATGAGGGACATGAATATCTTATATATGCAGGATGCATGGGGTCTTTTGATACAAGGACAAAAAGGGTTATAACCTCGTTGGTGTCAATTCTTGATAAGGTAGGGATTCAGTATGGCATACTGGGGCAGGAAGAGATGTGTTGCGGCGATGCCATGAGAAGGCTTGGCAACGAATATGTCTTCGACAGCATGGCAATAAAAAATGTGAATCTATTTAAAAAAATGGGGGTGAAAAATATAATAACAATCTGCCCTCATTGTTATAATACATTGAAAAATGACTACAAAGCCTATGGTGCTGATTATGAGGTATTCCACCATACAGAGATTCTGAATCAATTGTATAAGCGATACATATTTAAAACAAACAGTGCACTCAAGGATGAACGGGTTGTGTTCCATGACTCATGTTATCTTGCAAGATATAACCATATTATTGAAGAACCACGTAGGCTTATAGAGATGGTAACAGGGAAGCCACCCTTAGAAATGGAAAAGAACAGGAAAGATAGTTTCTGTTGTGGTGCAGGAGGCGGAAGGATGTGGTTAGAAGAGGATGCAAACACAAGGATTAACAGGGAGAGGACCAAACAGGCATTAAAGGAAAATCCCACTATAATCTCTACCTCATGTCCTTTCTGTATCACCATGTTTGAAGATGGACTAAAGGAGATAGAGGGTTCGGAGAATATAAGGGTTATGGATGTATGTGAGCTTGCATATGAAGGGTTTACAGGCATGAAAGATATCCATGAAGAAAAGCAAAATGAAGAGAAAAGGAGAGTTGCAAATGAATAA
- a CDS encoding gamma carbonic anhydrase family protein yields MNNNNGFISDFGGIRPQIGEGVYVDISVRIIGNVVLDEGSSVWPMAVLRADGAQIHIGRHAAILDFAFIESPEGFPVNIGEEALISHGAMVHGALIESRCLVGIGAIILDGAVISSGSIIGAGSFIAAGAHIPPNSLVMGTPGRVVREVKPGERENLIQQIRTIYNKSRRYMGLDSL; encoded by the coding sequence ATGAATAATAATAATGGATTCATAAGTGATTTTGGGGGGATAAGACCACAAATAGGCGAAGGTGTATATGTAGATATCTCTGTAAGGATCATAGGTAATGTGGTGTTAGATGAGGGTTCAAGTGTATGGCCTATGGCTGTCCTTCGGGCAGACGGCGCTCAGATTCACATAGGAAGGCATGCAGCGATCCTGGATTTTGCCTTTATCGAATCGCCTGAAGGGTTTCCTGTTAATATTGGGGAAGAGGCATTAATAAGCCATGGAGCCATGGTCCACGGCGCACTTATCGAATCAAGGTGTCTTGTTGGTATAGGTGCAATTATTCTGGATGGCGCAGTAATATCCTCTGGAAGCATTATAGGTGCAGGCAGTTTTATAGCTGCAGGGGCCCATATACCACCAAATTCTCTTGTCATGGGAACGCCAGGAAGGGTGGTGAGAGAGGTTAAACCCGGTGAACGAGAAAATCTCATTCAACAGATTAGAACAATTTACAACAAATCGAGAAGATATATGGGCCTCGATTCTCTATAA
- a CDS encoding PAS domain-containing protein, with protein MKAIINNNFTGWHFLAATPVKDRYMTLINKDYVYEFADTSYCSIIGKDPNEVLNNTLAAIWGDENFHKIIKECVDRCFAGIPVDYEGWFSIPGNGHRYYKIHYYPYKSEDGNTTHVISALWDITEAKNEAEIFNKCNPVFLKRLRKKHFGVIHCDIDGRFLFVNNTMVERTGFNQQWFAEKTIYDFVMPEEKNDVSYCFNSCLKGKQIHNYEFSYINAFGEKNWIKTDFSPVKENGTTSSIIGVVHDITKLKLMERAFLNQRAQMESIICESPIPQFMIGKDHKVIYWNKALEDIRGITSREMVGTKNHWKAFYEYERPCMADLIVDGTEIEIKKWYHINEHKANPVRHYKAMDFFKTFGPGGRWLYFSAIPVKDARGNIIGAVEMLEDATDSKMAEETIRLAEQKCMDILKVVNHEM; from the coding sequence ATGAAGGCTATTATTAACAATAATTTCACAGGTTGGCATTTTTTGGCTGCTACGCCCGTAAAAGATAGGTATATGACATTGATTAACAAGGACTATGTATATGAGTTTGCAGATACATCTTATTGCAGCATTATAGGTAAAGATCCTAATGAGGTTTTAAATAATACTCTTGCAGCTATCTGGGGGGACGAAAATTTCCACAAGATAATTAAAGAATGTGTGGATAGGTGTTTTGCCGGCATACCGGTAGATTATGAAGGGTGGTTTTCTATACCCGGCAATGGGCATAGATATTATAAGATACATTATTATCCGTATAAAAGTGAGGATGGAAATACCACCCATGTGATCTCTGCTTTATGGGATATTACAGAGGCAAAAAATGAGGCAGAGATATTCAATAAATGTAACCCGGTTTTTCTAAAAAGATTACGTAAAAAGCATTTTGGCGTCATCCATTGTGATATAGACGGTAGATTTTTATTTGTAAATAATACCATGGTTGAAAGAACAGGATTTAATCAACAGTGGTTCGCCGAGAAAACTATATATGATTTTGTTATGCCTGAGGAAAAGAACGATGTCTCTTATTGTTTTAATTCATGCCTTAAGGGCAAACAGATACATAATTATGAATTTAGTTACATCAATGCTTTTGGAGAAAAAAATTGGATAAAGACAGACTTTTCACCTGTAAAAGAAAATGGAACAACCAGCAGCATTATAGGCGTTGTCCATGATATTACAAAACTCAAGTTAATGGAAAGGGCATTTCTCAATCAAAGGGCTCAAATGGAGAGCATAATATGCGAATCTCCAATCCCCCAGTTCATGATAGGTAAAGATCACAAGGTGATCTATTGGAATAAGGCACTTGAGGATATAAGAGGCATAACCTCTCGAGAGATGGTAGGGACAAAAAATCACTGGAAGGCATTTTATGAATATGAAAGACCCTGTATGGCAGATTTAATAGTTGACGGGACAGAGATAGAAATCAAAAAATGGTATCATATCAATGAACATAAGGCTAATCCTGTAAGACATTATAAGGCTATGGATTTCTTTAAAACCTTTGGGCCTGGAGGAAGGTGGCTCTATTTTTCTGCGATCCCTGTAAAGGATGCCAGGGGAAATATAATAGGGGCTGTTGAGATGCTTGAAGATGCCACAGATTCAAAAATGGCAGAAGAAACCATAAGGCTTGCTGAACAGAAATGCATGGATATACTAAAGGTAGTGAATCATGAAATGTAA
- a CDS encoding PAS domain S-box protein, with translation MDYPVTKNVNLQKLIDEVKNLLVESERRFRFLFEQSPDPVFLMEQNIIIDCNHAAVNLLHYKDKKQLISKKLLEISTEIQSNGLSSADKEQQFYKRVLEKGHTNFEWIFQTSEGKPVWAEVFITLIPVREKLLNYVVWHDITEKKKIEAHLRETETNYQSIFENALNGIFQVTPEGSFLRVNKAFIKMFGFDSLDDIIKNLPNLEEQYVKLSDRASIKDILATKGYVEGFETELYKKDKSIIYVSINARAIKDDSGRVLCHEGFIEDITKRKEAEIAFSREREDLYAILNNLPMGVIITDVNGVFLFINLEFTNITGYALQDVPTGREWFKKAYPDRQYRYKVYEFWRDRVLSKSREWFEEEFTIQCKNGEKKDIEFRSIILKEYIITILVDVTEQKRAETALKISEEKFRLLFEKSTDPILLLNKKRHIIDCNESALNLLQYRSKEDLIGLNPTDISPDLQPGGEKSSEKARKLMRKALRQGTSHFEWMLKRMDGENVLVEGSFSVIMLAGEPVLFTVWRDITQRRRAEEALKKAEENYRMIFENAMEGIFQTTPEGRILNANHAFARLFGFETPEEIMASINDVGHDLYVNPSRRDELKRLLDKAGYVNNFEVQCRRKDGKLIWVNTNMRVVVNRSKGINYFEGTMVDITERKTILEELAIKSRSLEEANAALNVLLKRREQDMMELEEKIVNNIKELVLPYIEKLKAFKHYTNEALIEIIENNLNEVVSPFIKRLTSRYLNFTPCEIRVADMIKKGKTTKEISQVLGLSTRTVDIHRYNIRKKLNLVKKKVNLQTYLHTFTG, from the coding sequence ATGGACTACCCAGTTACAAAAAACGTGAACCTCCAGAAGCTTATTGACGAGGTCAAAAACTTACTTGTTGAAAGCGAAAGGAGGTTTCGTTTTCTTTTTGAGCAATCCCCAGACCCTGTGTTTTTAATGGAACAAAATATCATCATCGATTGTAACCACGCTGCTGTAAACTTACTACATTATAAAGATAAAAAACAATTAATCAGTAAGAAACTATTAGAAATTTCAACGGAAATACAATCAAATGGACTTTCTTCTGCGGACAAGGAACAACAATTTTACAAAAGGGTTTTAGAAAAAGGGCATACAAATTTTGAATGGATCTTTCAAACATCTGAAGGTAAACCAGTTTGGGCGGAAGTCTTTATAACCCTTATTCCTGTCAGAGAAAAACTTTTAAATTATGTTGTCTGGCATGATATTACAGAAAAAAAGAAAATAGAGGCCCATCTTAGAGAAACAGAGACAAATTATCAAAGCATTTTTGAGAATGCATTAAATGGAATATTTCAGGTCACCCCTGAAGGTTCTTTTTTAAGGGTAAATAAGGCCTTTATTAAAATGTTCGGCTTTGATTCACTGGATGATATAATAAAAAATTTACCTAACCTGGAGGAACAATACGTTAAACTCAGTGATAGGGCATCGATAAAGGATATATTGGCTACAAAAGGATATGTTGAAGGCTTCGAGACAGAGCTTTATAAGAAAGATAAAAGCATAATTTATGTCTCCATAAATGCCAGGGCAATCAAGGATGATTCAGGAAGGGTTTTATGTCATGAAGGCTTTATAGAAGATATTACAAAACGCAAAGAGGCAGAGATAGCATTTTCAAGGGAAAGGGAGGATTTATATGCCATCCTTAATAACCTTCCCATGGGGGTAATTATAACAGATGTAAACGGTGTTTTTTTGTTTATAAATTTAGAATTCACCAATATTACAGGTTATGCACTTCAAGATGTCCCCACAGGCAGGGAGTGGTTTAAAAAGGCGTATCCTGATAGACAATATAGATATAAAGTATATGAATTTTGGCGAGATAGGGTTCTTTCCAAAAGCAGAGAATGGTTTGAAGAAGAATTTACAATACAGTGTAAAAATGGAGAAAAAAAGGATATAGAGTTTAGGTCCATAATTCTCAAGGAATACATCATTACCATTTTAGTTGATGTTACTGAGCAAAAAAGGGCAGAAACAGCCTTAAAGATAAGTGAAGAAAAATTTAGACTCTTGTTTGAAAAATCAACCGACCCAATATTGTTGCTAAATAAAAAAAGACATATTATTGACTGTAATGAGTCAGCCCTTAATCTTTTACAGTATAGAAGCAAAGAAGATTTGATTGGGTTAAACCCTACAGATATCTCACCGGATTTACAGCCTGGAGGAGAAAAATCATCTGAAAAGGCGAGAAAGCTCATGCGAAAGGCTTTAAGGCAGGGGACAAGTCATTTTGAATGGATGCTCAAACGCATGGATGGCGAAAATGTTCTTGTGGAAGGTTCATTCTCAGTCATTATGCTGGCAGGTGAACCGGTTTTGTTTACTGTATGGAGAGACATAACCCAACGTAGGCGTGCAGAGGAGGCCTTAAAAAAGGCAGAAGAAAATTACAGAATGATATTTGAAAACGCCATGGAAGGCATCTTTCAGACGACCCCTGAAGGACGCATATTAAATGCCAACCATGCCTTTGCCCGTTTATTTGGATTTGAGACACCTGAAGAGATTATGGCATCCATTAATGACGTAGGGCATGATCTTTATGTGAATCCCTCCAGAAGAGATGAGCTAAAACGCCTTCTTGATAAGGCTGGTTATGTAAACAACTTTGAGGTGCAGTGTCGAAGAAAGGACGGCAAATTGATATGGGTGAATACAAACATGAGGGTAGTAGTCAATCGCTCGAAAGGGATCAATTATTTTGAAGGGACTATGGTGGATATAACAGAGCGTAAAACAATCCTTGAAGAACTCGCCATAAAATCCCGAAGTCTCGAGGAGGCAAATGCAGCCCTAAATGTTTTATTAAAACGACGGGAACAGGATATGATGGAGCTGGAAGAAAAGATTGTCAACAATATAAAGGAGCTTGTCCTGCCTTATATTGAAAAACTTAAAGCCTTCAAGCATTATACCAATGAGGCCTTGATAGAGATCATAGAAAATAACCTTAATGAGGTAGTATCACCTTTTATTAAAAGACTGACCTCAAGGTATCTAAATTTTACCCCCTGTGAGATTAGGGTGGCAGATATGATAAAAAAGGGTAAAACAACCAAAGAGATTTCTCAAGTCCTTGGACTTTCCACCAGGACAGTGGACATACATCGTTATAACATAAGAAAAAAACTAAATCTGGTTAAAAAGAAGGTAAACCTTCAAACATATCTACATACCTTCACAGGATAA